The following are from one region of the Quercus robur chromosome 1, dhQueRobu3.1, whole genome shotgun sequence genome:
- the LOC126731208 gene encoding osmotin-like protein, producing the protein MASSSFVFLTATFLILCTLTKATNPGLFLTLVNNCPFTVWPAIQPNSGHPVLERGGFALHTLTHHSFPAPTQHWSGRIWARTDCTYANNRFSCATGDCGNRLECNGLGGATPATLAQFSLHHGHTDLSSYAVSLVDGFNVPMTVTPHEGKGQCPVVGCRANLLATCPDKLQLRSPPGHGPVVACKSGCEAFGTDELCCRNHYNSPQTCRASTFSEFFKHACPATFTYAHDSPSLMHECSSPRELKVIFCH; encoded by the coding sequence ATGGCTTCCAGTTCCTTTGTTTTTCTCACTGCCACATTTCTTATCCTGTGCACCCTCACCAAAGCCACGAACCCAGGTCTCTTTCTAACCCTGGTTAACAACTGCCCTTTCACCGTCTGGCCAGCCATCCAGCCCAACTCCGGCCACCCCGTCCTCGAGCGCGGCGGCTTCGCTCTCCACACTCTCACCCATCACTCCTTCCCCGCCCCGACTCAACACTGGTCGGGTCGGATCTGGGCCCGTACCGACTGCACCTACGCCAACAACCGCTTCTCCTGCGCCACCGGCGACTGTGGCAACCGCCTAGAGTGCAACGGCTTGGGCGGCGCCACCCCAGCCACCTTAGCTCAGTTCAGCCTCCACCATGGCCACACTGACCTCTCCTCTTACGCTGTTAGCCTCGTTGACGGCTTTAACGTCCCCATGACTGTGACCCCACATGAGGGTAAAGGCCAATGCCCAGTGGTTGGCTGCCGTGCCAATCTGCTCGCCACGTGTCCTGACAAACTCCAGCTCCGGTCACCGCCGGGTCACGGTCCAGTTGTTGCTTGTAAGAGTGGGTGTGAAGCGTTTGGTACCGATGAACTGTGTTGTAGGAACCACTATAATAGCCCACAGACGTGTAGGGCTTCGACCTTCTCTGAGTTTTTTAAGCACGCTTGTCCTGCCACGTTTACCTATGCACATGACAGTCCGTCTCTCATGCATGAGTGCTCGTCGCCACGTGAGCTCAAAGTCATTTTCTGCCACTAG